Below is a genomic region from Govania unica.
CATCATCCGCACCAGCGGTGAACAGCGTTTGAGCAATTTTCTGTTATGGCAGGCCGCCTATTCCGAACTGCTGTTCGTGGATGAATTCTGGCCTGATTTCAACAAGGATATCCTGGTTCGGGCGCTTGAAGAATATGGCTGCCGGGAACGCCGTTTCGGGGCGCGCCCATGATCACAGCGTTCGTCCCGTCTCTGCGGGAAAACCAAGGCCGAATTCTCGTGCATGCGGGGATAACGGCATTGAGAAGGGCCTGAATGTCCTCCAATCTGCGCTTGCGCGTTCTATCTGCTCTGATTCTCATTCCTGCGGCCTACGGACTTTTTTACGTCGGCGGCGGGTGGCTTGTGGCCGTCCTTGGCCTGATTGCCGTGGTTATGATGCATGAATGGACAAGCATGACCGAGGGGGAGGCGGTTTGGCCGCTTCTGCTTCTTGAGGTTATGGCTCTGGTTGGCGCTTTGTTGATGACGGGATTTGGTCATCCTATGAAGGCTGTTCTGTTCAGTCTCGTGGCCGCTGTGCTTGTGGGGTTTGCGGCTTGGATGATGACGCGGCGGCCGCTTTGGGCCATGTTGGGCATGCTTTACGTGATTATCCCCTGCGTCTCTTTGCTGTCGTTGCGGTCTGAGCCCGGGCACGGTTTCGGCTGGACGCTATGGGTTCTTGTGATTGTCTGGGCGACGGATATCGGCGGCTATGCGGCGGGGAAAAGCATCGGCGGGCCGAAACTTGCCCCCCGCATCAGCCCGAACAAGACCTGGGCCGGGCTTTTGGGCGGCATGGCCTTGGCGGCGATTGCGAGCTTTGGGATCGGTGCCGGATTTGCTTTGCCGGTCTCGGGGATCGGGCTTTTGCTGACCGGGGCCGGGCTTGCGGTTTGGGCGCAGTTGGGTGATCTGGTGGAGTCGGCGGTGAAGCGTCATTTCGGGGTCAAGGACTCGGGCAGCCTCATTCCCGGCCATGGCGGTATACTCGATCGAGTTGACGGACTTGTTTTCGTTGCGCCAGTGGTGGCTTTCGCCATTGCAACACTCTAGGATGGGGGCATGATTCAACCTCTTCTCCAGACAGCGACGGCCCCGCGTACAGTTTCCGTGTTCGGTGCGACGGGTTCGATCGGTTGCAATACGCTGGACCTCGTGCGGCGTAATCCTGACGCCTATCGGATCGAGGCGCTGACGGCCTATCGTAATCTGGACCTTTTGATCGCCCAGGCGCTTGAATTCCGGCCACACCTTGCGGTGATCGGCGACGCGAGCCATTACAGCGCCTTGAAGGCGGCGCTGGCCGGCACCGGGATCGAGGTTGCGGCGGGTGATCAGGCGGTGGTGGATGCCGCCGACCGACCAGTCGATCTGGTTATGGCGGCCATTGTCGGGGCAGCCGGGCTTGAGCCGACCTTGCGGGCTTTGCGGCGCGGGGCGGTTGTGGCGCTTGCCAACAAGGAATGTCTGGTTTGCGCCGGTGAGCTGTTCATGCGCGAGGTGGAGCGTCAGGGCGCCACGCTTTTGCCGGTGGACAGCGAACATAATGCGATTTTTCAAGTTTTTGATTTTGACCGGCCCGAGGCTGTTGACCGGATCATCCTGACCGCGTCGGGTGGTCCGTTCCGTACCTGGGACCGCGACTCAATGGCTCAGGTGACGCCGGAGCAGGCCGTGGCCCATCCGAATTGGGATATGGGGGCAAAAATTTCGGTCGATTCTGCGACCATGTTCAATAAAGGTCTGGAGCTGATCGAGGCTTTTCATTTGTTTCCGGTCAAAGCGGAGCAAATTGAAATTCTTGTGCATCCTCAGTCCGTGGTGCATAGCATGGTGTCTTATATTGACGGTTCGGTGCTGGCTCAGCTCGGGTCGCCGGATATGAGAACGCCGATTTCCTATGCCCTTGGATGGCCGGCACGTATGGAGACACCGGCCCGCCGCCTTAATTTGGCCCAGATAGGGCGCTTGGATTTCGCTGAGCCGGATCTGGAGCGTTTCCCGGCCCTGAGGCTTGCGCGGGAAGCGCTGGTCGCGGGCGGAAATGCTCCGACTGTGCTCAATGCCGCGAATGAAGTGGCCGTTGCCGGGTTCTTAGCCCGAAAAATCGGTTTTCTTCAGATTGCGGAGATTGTACAAACAACGCTGGAAACTCTTCCACTTGCTGGGGTAGAGGATCTGGATGACGTTCGGGAAACCGATCGCGAAGCCCGTAGAGTGGCGGATGCGATCATGAGACGGATCGAGTAAAGCTGCGCATGGAGTCTCTTCTCGACCTCGGACATACGCTTTTGACCTTTGTTGTCGTGCTGACGATCCTCGTGTTCGTGCATGAATGGGGTCACTATTGGGTTGCGCGTCGTTGCGGCGTGCGGGTGGATGTGTTTTCCATCGGCTTCGGGCCTGAGCTGTTCGGCTGGACCGACAAATCGGGAACCCGCTGGAAAGTCAGCCTTCTGCCACTTGGCGGCTATGTCAAATTTTTCGGTGATATGAACGCCGCGAGCGCGACGGATAACCATGCCGTCCGCGCCATGAGCGACGCCGACCGCAAGGTGGCCTTTCCAACCCAGCCGGTGTGGAAACGCGCGGCCATCGTCGCTGCGGGGCCGATCGCCAATTTCATTCTGGCCATTGCCATTCTCGCCGGCTTCTTCATGACCATGGGTCAGCCCTACAGCCCGGCTGTGGTGGGCGAAGTGGTGCCGCAGAGCGCCGCCGAGCGCGCCGGGATTGAGGTCGGGGACAAGGTTCTTCGCATCAATGGCGACAAAATCGACCGTTTCCAGGATATGCAGATGATCATTCAGATGCATCCTGGCGATAAGCTGTCGATGCTGATTGATCGCGGCGGCCAGGAAAAGCTGTTGTCGGTGGTGCCGGATGCCGCCGAAATCAAGGATCCGATCGGCCAGCCGCAAAAGATCGGGCGGCTTGGTGTGGCGCGGTCCGGAGATGCGTTTGTTGAACGAAATCCGGCCGAAGCGGTCTATTATGCGACCATCGAGACCGGCTCCATTGTTAAAATGACGGTCAATTACATCGGTCAGATCATCACCGGGAAGCGCTCGGGCGAGGAACTGGGCGGGCCGATCCGGATTGCCAAATATTCGTCTGCCACCGCGCGTGACGGCGTTGTGGCGTTGATCTGGTTTATTGCTATGCTGTCGATCAACCTCGGATTCGTGAACTTGCTGCCGGTGCCGATGTTGGATGGTGGGCATCTTGTATACTATGGTTGGGAGGCTCTTTCGGGTAAGCCGCTCAGCGAACGGGCTCAGGAGTATGGGATGCGGATTGGGCTTGCGCTCGTTCTGGCTCTGATGCTCTTTGTGACCTGGAACGATCTTTCGTATCTGAAGATTTTCAACTTCTAAGGGGACAGACAGATCGGTTCGCCCCGAGCTGTCAGGGACAGGTGCTGCCGTTGCGTAGTTATTTCTCAAAATCACTCACCAGCTTGACGGTTCTGTCAGCTCTGATCTGTGCGGGCCTCGCTGATGCCCCGGCGGCATCGGCGCAGGTCAATGCCATCGAGGCCATCGAGGTCAAGGGCAACCAGCGTATCGAACCCGATACGGTGCGATCCTATTTGGCGGTTGCGCCAGGGGATGCCTATTCGGCGGAAAAGGTCGACCAGAGTCTGAAAAACCTGTTCGATACCGGATTGTTCGCGGACGTGACCATCACACGCAGCGGTGACCTGCTGACGATCAATGTGGTGGAAAACCCGATCATCAACCGTATCGCCTTCGAGGGTAATAAAAAGCTCGATAACGAGAAGCTCGGCAAGGAGCTGCGCTTGCGGCCCCGCGTTGTCTATACCCGCGCCAAGGTGCGGGCGGACGTTCAGCGCATGATCGAGCTTTATCGGCGGTCCGGCCGGTTTGCCGCGACCATCGAGCCGAAGGTCATCCAGCTGCCGCAGAACCGTGTCGATATCGTCTTTGAAATCTCCGAAGGTCCAAAAACCACGGTGTCGAAGATCAACTTTATCGGCAACAAGGAATTTTCGAGCGGCGATCTTCGCGGCGCGCTTGCGACCCGTGAGTCGCGTTGGTGGCGGTTCCTGACCTCGGATGACACTTATGATCCCGATCGTCTGGCCTATGACCGCGAACAGCTGCGTCAGTATTACCTGTCAAAGGGTTATGCCGATTTCCGCGTCAATGCGGCGGTAGCCGAGCTTTCGCCAGATCTGAAGGACTTCTACATCGCCTTCACCATTGAAGAAGGCGAGATCTATGATTTCGGCGAGATCAATGTCGAAAGCGAAATCCGCGATCTCGATCCGGCCATCCTTCGCCCGCTGGTGAAGACCAAGCAGGGCAAGCGCTATAACGCCAAGCTCATCGACCAGACCATCGAAAAGATGACCGAGGTCGCGGGCGACA
It encodes:
- a CDS encoding 1-deoxy-D-xylulose-5-phosphate reductoisomerase — protein: MIQPLLQTATAPRTVSVFGATGSIGCNTLDLVRRNPDAYRIEALTAYRNLDLLIAQALEFRPHLAVIGDASHYSALKAALAGTGIEVAAGDQAVVDAADRPVDLVMAAIVGAAGLEPTLRALRRGAVVALANKECLVCAGELFMREVERQGATLLPVDSEHNAIFQVFDFDRPEAVDRIILTASGGPFRTWDRDSMAQVTPEQAVAHPNWDMGAKISVDSATMFNKGLELIEAFHLFPVKAEQIEILVHPQSVVHSMVSYIDGSVLAQLGSPDMRTPISYALGWPARMETPARRLNLAQIGRLDFAEPDLERFPALRLAREALVAGGNAPTVLNAANEVAVAGFLARKIGFLQIAEIVQTTLETLPLAGVEDLDDVRETDREARRVADAIMRRIE
- the rseP gene encoding RIP metalloprotease RseP, which gives rise to MESLLDLGHTLLTFVVVLTILVFVHEWGHYWVARRCGVRVDVFSIGFGPELFGWTDKSGTRWKVSLLPLGGYVKFFGDMNAASATDNHAVRAMSDADRKVAFPTQPVWKRAAIVAAGPIANFILAIAILAGFFMTMGQPYSPAVVGEVVPQSAAERAGIEVGDKVLRINGDKIDRFQDMQMIIQMHPGDKLSMLIDRGGQEKLLSVVPDAAEIKDPIGQPQKIGRLGVARSGDAFVERNPAEAVYYATIETGSIVKMTVNYIGQIITGKRSGEELGGPIRIAKYSSATARDGVVALIWFIAMLSINLGFVNLLPVPMLDGGHLVYYGWEALSGKPLSERAQEYGMRIGLALVLALMLFVTWNDLSYLKIFNF
- a CDS encoding phosphatidate cytidylyltransferase yields the protein MSSNLRLRVLSALILIPAAYGLFYVGGGWLVAVLGLIAVVMMHEWTSMTEGEAVWPLLLLEVMALVGALLMTGFGHPMKAVLFSLVAAVLVGFAAWMMTRRPLWAMLGMLYVIIPCVSLLSLRSEPGHGFGWTLWVLVIVWATDIGGYAAGKSIGGPKLAPRISPNKTWAGLLGGMALAAIASFGIGAGFALPVSGIGLLLTGAGLAVWAQLGDLVESAVKRHFGVKDSGSLIPGHGGILDRVDGLVFVAPVVAFAIATL